A window of Phycobacter azelaicus contains these coding sequences:
- the ptsP gene encoding phosphoenolpyruvate--protein phosphotransferase, translating to MVDSTESESRRLLGRLREAMAGDAPGQARLDKITHLIADSMGTEVCSVYLFRDEETLELCATEGLNVESVHETRMRIGEGLVGRVARYGKVVNTADAPNAKGFRYMPETGEERYSSFLGIPIQRLGEMMGVLVVQSKDAREFSADAVYALEVVAMVIAEMAELGAFVGEGAALSPLHQQPVLISATTAQEGAAEGHVWLHEPRVVVTNPIADDPHKELQRLTEAVEELRVGVDKMLKISENGDKDQLQVLETYRMFANSKGWMRRMEEDISRGLSAEAAVEKEQSQARARMSQVQDAYLRERLSDLDDLSNRLLRILTGQGTETGAELPENPILIARNIGPGELLEYGRSLRGIVLEEGSVGSHAAIVARALAIPLVVNAKRITTEALNGDHIMVDGDQGVVHLRPDETVVSAFRDKIAMQADAQERYASIRETPAVTRDGARVNLLMNAGLMADLPSLDGSGAEGVGLFRTELQFLVRNQMPKRSELVALYQRVLDAAHGKRVVFRTLDIGSDKVLPYMKPTDEPNPALGWRAIRVGLDKPGIMRMQLQALIRAANGRPLSIMFPFVAQFEEYRAARKEVDKTLERERILGHPLPERLDVGAMLETPSLAFAPHKFFEEVDFLSIGGNDLKQFFFAADRENERVRKRYDTLNVSFLTFIEQIVERCGRSDTPLSFCGEDAGRPIEAACLAAMGIRTLSMRPASIGPVKSLLMRVNLSELRKIISDSRHRGDQSVRPAIMRYLREI from the coding sequence ATGGTCGACAGTACTGAATCAGAAAGCCGCAGGTTACTTGGCCGCCTGCGCGAGGCGATGGCTGGGGATGCGCCCGGCCAGGCCCGTCTGGACAAAATCACTCACCTGATTGCTGACAGCATGGGGACCGAGGTGTGCTCGGTCTATCTGTTCCGTGATGAAGAGACGCTCGAGCTTTGCGCAACCGAGGGTCTGAACGTCGAATCGGTTCATGAGACCCGTATGCGCATCGGTGAGGGTCTTGTTGGCCGTGTCGCCAGATATGGCAAGGTGGTCAATACGGCGGATGCGCCCAATGCCAAGGGCTTCCGTTACATGCCGGAGACCGGAGAGGAGCGTTATTCTTCTTTCCTGGGCATACCCATCCAGCGCCTCGGCGAGATGATGGGCGTTCTGGTCGTGCAGTCCAAGGATGCGCGGGAATTCTCGGCTGATGCGGTTTATGCCTTGGAAGTGGTAGCTATGGTCATCGCAGAGATGGCTGAGCTTGGTGCCTTTGTGGGCGAGGGCGCGGCCTTGTCCCCCCTACATCAGCAGCCTGTTCTGATCTCGGCGACAACAGCTCAGGAAGGGGCGGCCGAAGGGCACGTCTGGCTTCATGAACCGCGGGTTGTCGTGACGAATCCAATTGCGGATGATCCTCATAAAGAACTGCAACGCCTGACCGAGGCCGTGGAAGAGTTGCGTGTCGGTGTCGACAAGATGCTGAAGATCTCGGAGAACGGTGACAAGGACCAATTGCAGGTCCTTGAAACTTATCGGATGTTTGCCAATTCCAAGGGCTGGATGCGGCGTATGGAAGAGGATATCTCACGCGGGCTGAGCGCCGAGGCCGCGGTCGAGAAAGAACAGTCCCAGGCGCGGGCGCGCATGTCTCAGGTGCAGGACGCATATCTGCGCGAGCGGCTGAGTGACCTTGATGACCTTTCCAACCGGCTTCTGAGGATTCTGACAGGGCAGGGCACCGAAACAGGGGCCGAGCTGCCCGAGAATCCTATCTTGATTGCGCGGAATATCGGCCCGGGTGAGCTGTTGGAATACGGACGCTCCCTGCGTGGGATCGTGCTGGAGGAAGGCTCCGTCGGCTCCCATGCTGCCATCGTGGCACGCGCGCTTGCTATCCCCTTGGTGGTAAACGCAAAACGCATCACCACAGAGGCGCTGAACGGCGATCACATCATGGTGGATGGCGATCAGGGAGTTGTGCACCTGCGCCCCGATGAAACCGTTGTCAGCGCCTTTCGCGACAAGATTGCGATGCAGGCGGACGCTCAGGAACGCTATGCCTCGATCCGCGAAACGCCTGCGGTGACACGTGACGGGGCACGGGTAAACCTGTTGATGAATGCAGGGCTGATGGCGGATCTGCCGTCCTTGGATGGATCGGGCGCCGAAGGCGTGGGCTTGTTCCGCACCGAGTTACAATTCCTCGTGCGAAACCAGATGCCTAAACGATCTGAGCTTGTTGCACTGTATCAGCGGGTTCTGGATGCCGCGCACGGAAAACGGGTGGTTTTTCGGACGCTCGACATCGGCTCGGACAAGGTCCTGCCGTATATGAAACCCACGGATGAGCCGAATCCAGCCTTGGGATGGCGGGCCATTCGGGTCGGGCTGGACAAGCCGGGAATCATGCGAATGCAGCTGCAGGCCCTGATCCGGGCTGCAAATGGGCGCCCCTTGTCGATCATGTTCCCCTTTGTGGCGCAGTTCGAAGAATACCGAGCCGCACGCAAAGAGGTGGACAAGACGCTCGAACGCGAGCGGATCTTGGGACATCCGCTGCCTGAGCGGCTGGACGTGGGCGCGATGCTGGAGACGCCTTCGCTGGCGTTTGCACCCCATAAGTTCTTTGAAGAAGTCGATTTTCTTTCGATTGGTGGCAACGATTTGAAGCAGTTCTTTTTTGCGGCGGATCGGGAAAATGAGCGCGTTCGCAAACGCTACGATACGCTGAATGTTAGCTTCCTGACTTTTATTGAGCAGATCGTAGAGCGATGCGGCCGCTCTGACACGCCGCTCAGCTTTTGTGGTGAGGATGCCGGGCGCCCAATAGAAGCAGCCTGTCTGGCGGCAATGGGCATTAGGACCCTCTCGATGAGGCCTGCTTCAATTGGGCCAGTTAAGTCTTTGTTAATGCGTGTAAACCTTTCTGAATTGCGGAAGATCATTTCGGATTCGCGCCATCGCGGCGATCAGTCTGTCAGGCCAGCGATCATGCGGTACTTGCGCGAAATTTGA
- a CDS encoding SDR family NAD(P)-dependent oxidoreductase produces MSVAGKHVVISGGGSGVGAELAARFASEGARVTILGRRMEPLEQVAAQTSALPLACDVTDRAAVGAAIEEAATKNGPVAIALANAGAAPSKPFDRMTAEDFDDALSVNLAGVFNLWQAALPGMKQAGWGRMIAIASTAGLKGYPYVSGYCAAKHGVLGLTRALAVELARTGITVNAICPGFIETPLLQRSVDNIVAKTGMTAEQAAKSLRAGNPQGRFIQPGEVADAALWLASEGAGSVNGSALPISGGEI; encoded by the coding sequence ATGAGTGTCGCGGGAAAACACGTTGTGATCAGTGGCGGTGGCTCTGGCGTTGGCGCCGAATTGGCAGCGCGTTTTGCTTCCGAAGGCGCCCGCGTCACCATCCTGGGGCGTCGCATGGAGCCATTGGAGCAGGTGGCGGCGCAAACCTCGGCCTTGCCGCTGGCCTGCGATGTGACGGACCGGGCGGCGGTCGGGGCGGCAATCGAAGAAGCGGCGACCAAGAATGGGCCTGTCGCCATTGCGCTTGCCAATGCGGGGGCAGCACCTTCGAAACCCTTTGACCGCATGACAGCGGAAGACTTCGACGATGCGCTCTCGGTCAATCTGGCCGGGGTATTCAACCTCTGGCAGGCGGCCTTGCCGGGGATGAAGCAGGCCGGTTGGGGGCGAATGATTGCGATTGCCTCCACAGCGGGTCTCAAGGGTTATCCCTATGTATCGGGTTACTGCGCCGCCAAACATGGTGTTCTGGGCCTCACCCGCGCGCTGGCTGTGGAGCTGGCACGCACCGGTATCACGGTGAACGCGATCTGTCCGGGTTTCATTGAAACGCCGCTTTTGCAAAGATCGGTGGACAATATCGTGGCCAAGACTGGTATGACGGCAGAGCAGGCGGCCAAGTCCCTGCGCGCGGGCAACCCGCAAGGAAGGTTCATTCAGCCCGGTGAAGTGGCCGATGCCGCGCTTTGGCTGGCAAGCGAGGGGGCTGGGTCCGTCAATGGCTCTGCCCTGCCAATTTCCGGAGGAGAGATCTGA
- a CDS encoding TrkH family potassium uptake protein, whose protein sequence is MLDLRPVAYVIGLLVVILGAMMVFPFLIDLYDGQGEWPVFLESGLFCILAGGLLALSCGNSVQQGLSIRQTFLLTTLVWAALPLFGAIPLMLGATELSFTDAFFEAMSGLTTTGSTVISGLDDLPRGILLWRGILQWLGGIGIIVVAMVFLPELRVGGMQIFRSEAFDTMGKILPRAQAIAKQISLIYVVLTLLCITVYMMLGMGWFDALVHALTTMSTGGFSNYDASFGTFSGPAEYAASVFMIVAALPFVRYVQLINGQGRPLLRDSQIRVFLGTILVLIIITASVLVYVFPHHPEQAFREALFNITSIISGTGYASVDYMQWGSFLIMVFFFIGLIGGCAGSTACSVKIFRYQILFASIRVQIQRIRSPNGIFIPRFEGRPVGPDVLSSVISFFMFFVVTLGIVAWALALTGLDFITALSGAATAVANVGPGLGDIIGPAGNFSTLNDPAKWILSAAMLIGRLELLAVYAILTIRFWRN, encoded by the coding sequence ATGTTGGATCTTCGCCCGGTCGCATATGTCATTGGACTACTGGTTGTCATTCTTGGCGCCATGATGGTCTTTCCGTTCCTGATTGATCTTTATGACGGTCAGGGCGAATGGCCGGTGTTTCTGGAAAGCGGCCTGTTCTGCATCTTGGCCGGCGGGCTTCTTGCGCTGAGCTGCGGGAACTCGGTTCAGCAGGGACTCAGCATCCGTCAGACCTTCCTTCTGACAACCCTCGTGTGGGCGGCTTTGCCTCTCTTCGGGGCTATTCCTCTGATGCTTGGCGCGACCGAACTGAGCTTTACCGACGCCTTCTTTGAGGCCATGTCAGGGTTGACGACAACCGGGTCCACGGTGATTTCCGGTCTTGATGACCTGCCGCGCGGGATCTTGCTGTGGCGTGGTATCCTGCAATGGTTGGGCGGTATCGGGATCATCGTGGTCGCAATGGTCTTTCTGCCGGAACTCCGCGTCGGCGGCATGCAGATCTTTCGGTCAGAAGCCTTTGACACGATGGGTAAAATCCTCCCGCGTGCCCAAGCGATTGCAAAGCAGATCTCACTTATCTACGTCGTGCTGACACTCTTGTGCATTACGGTCTACATGATGCTTGGCATGGGGTGGTTCGATGCGCTGGTCCATGCCTTGACCACCATGTCAACGGGCGGGTTTTCAAACTACGATGCCTCATTCGGAACCTTTTCTGGCCCGGCTGAATATGCGGCATCCGTCTTCATGATTGTCGCTGCCCTGCCGTTTGTCCGCTATGTGCAGCTGATCAATGGGCAAGGGCGCCCCCTGTTGCGAGACAGCCAGATCCGCGTCTTTTTGGGCACGATCCTGGTCTTGATCATCATAACCGCCAGCGTGCTGGTCTACGTCTTTCCTCATCATCCAGAACAAGCCTTTCGCGAAGCCTTGTTCAACATCACATCGATCATTTCCGGCACCGGCTATGCCAGCGTGGATTACATGCAGTGGGGCAGCTTCCTGATCATGGTGTTTTTCTTTATCGGCCTCATTGGGGGCTGTGCGGGATCAACCGCCTGCTCGGTCAAGATTTTTCGCTATCAGATCCTCTTTGCCTCGATCCGGGTCCAGATCCAGCGTATCCGATCCCCGAACGGGATCTTTATACCGCGCTTCGAAGGACGGCCCGTGGGGCCGGATGTGCTGAGTTCGGTTATATCGTTTTTCATGTTCTTTGTCGTGACCCTTGGGATCGTGGCCTGGGCCCTGGCCCTCACCGGGCTCGACTTCATTACGGCGCTGTCAGGAGCGGCAACGGCGGTTGCGAACGTTGGGCCGGGTCTTGGTGATATCATTGGGCCTGCCGGCAATTTTTCGACACTGAACGATCCGGCCAAATGGATACTGAGTGCGGCCATGCTGATCGGCCGGCTTGAACTATTGGCCGTCTATGCGATTCTCACGATCCGGTTCTGGCGAAACTGA
- the folE2 gene encoding GTP cyclohydrolase FolE2 — protein sequence MNIHTRGMEEAPNRTEAEAALETLRHWAKTVTETEIAQLDPAVARLLPERAVQNYPELSRNYPEDFLSDDTYRATLPDLQNGPSSLIRGANEQIQHVGISNFRLPIRFHTRDNGDLTLETSVTGTVSLEADKKGINMSRIMRSFYKHAEKTFSFEVIEAALEDYLSDLESMDARIQMRFSFPVKVQSLRSGLSGYQYYDIALELVDRGGVRNKIVHLDYVYSSTCPCSLELSEHARQARGQLATPHSQRSVARISVQMEPDAPCLWFEDLIDHCRRAVPTETQVMVKREDEQAFAELNAANPIFVEDAARLFCEALQSDPRIGDFRVVASHQESLHSHDAVSVLTQGSLFADTSLDPQLFATLIHRG from the coding sequence ATGAATATCCACACGCGCGGCATGGAAGAGGCACCCAATCGGACCGAGGCAGAGGCGGCCCTCGAAACACTGCGCCATTGGGCGAAAACCGTGACCGAGACAGAGATCGCGCAGCTTGATCCTGCGGTGGCGCGCCTACTTCCAGAACGCGCGGTGCAGAACTATCCGGAGCTGTCGCGTAACTATCCCGAGGATTTCCTGTCGGACGATACCTATCGTGCCACGCTGCCCGATCTTCAAAATGGTCCCTCCAGTCTGATCCGGGGCGCGAACGAACAGATCCAGCATGTGGGTATTTCGAATTTTCGCCTGCCGATTCGCTTTCACACCCGTGACAATGGGGATCTGACGCTGGAGACCAGCGTGACCGGCACCGTCAGCCTTGAGGCCGACAAGAAGGGCATCAACATGTCCCGGATCATGCGGTCGTTCTATAAACACGCCGAGAAAACTTTCAGCTTTGAGGTGATTGAAGCCGCGCTTGAGGATTACCTGAGCGATCTGGAAAGCATGGATGCGCGCATCCAGATGCGGTTTTCTTTCCCGGTTAAGGTGCAAAGCCTGCGTTCAGGCCTTTCGGGCTATCAGTATTACGATATCGCGCTTGAACTTGTGGACCGGGGAGGGGTGCGCAACAAGATCGTGCATCTCGACTATGTCTACTCCTCCACCTGTCCGTGTTCGCTGGAGCTGTCTGAGCACGCGCGCCAGGCGCGCGGGCAGCTTGCGACGCCGCACTCCCAGCGGTCCGTTGCGCGAATCTCGGTGCAGATGGAACCGGATGCGCCCTGCCTGTGGTTCGAGGATCTGATCGATCACTGCCGCCGCGCTGTGCCGACAGAAACGCAAGTGATGGTCAAACGCGAGGATGAACAAGCCTTTGCCGAGCTGAATGCCGCCAACCCCATCTTCGTTGAGGATGCGGCGCGTCTGTTCTGCGAGGCATTGCAAAGTGATCCTCGTATCGGCGATTTCCGCGTCGTGGCGAGCCATCAGGAAAGCCTGCATAGTCACGACGCAGTCAGCGTGCTCACCCAAGGCTCGCTTTTTGCTGACACGAGCCTGGATCCGCAGCTTTTTGCGACATTGATCCACCGGGGCTGA
- a CDS encoding aspartate kinase, which produces MPVLVMKFGGTSVANLDRIRRAAKRVGVEVAKGYDVIVIVSAMSGKTNELVGWVNETSPLFDAREYDAVVSSGENVTAGLMALTLQEMDVPARSWQGWQVPLKTTSAHSQARIEEIPTDNINAKFAEGMKVAVVAGFQGISPEGRITTLGRGGSDTTAVAFAAAFDAERCDIYTDVDGVYTTDPRICSKARKLDKIAFEEMLELASLGAKVLQTRSVELAMRYRVRLRVLSSFEEQNDNAGTLVCAEEDIMESNVVAGVAYSRDEAKLTVQSVADRPGIAATIFTALSDAGVNVDMIVQDISEEGRTDMTFSCPIDQVARAEQALQAIKDKGDLNFAELVADKEVAKVSVVGIGMRSQSGVAAKMFKVLSDEGINIKVITTSEIKISVLIDRKYMELAVQALHDAFELDKAA; this is translated from the coding sequence ATGCCCGTACTAGTAATGAAATTCGGCGGCACCTCGGTCGCCAACCTGGACCGGATCCGCCGCGCGGCCAAACGTGTCGGCGTTGAAGTCGCAAAAGGCTATGACGTGATCGTTATCGTCTCGGCCATGTCCGGCAAGACCAATGAACTGGTTGGGTGGGTCAACGAGACCTCGCCGTTGTTTGACGCCCGTGAATACGACGCGGTTGTGTCGTCGGGCGAGAATGTGACGGCTGGCCTGATGGCACTCACCTTGCAGGAAATGGACGTGCCCGCGCGCAGCTGGCAGGGCTGGCAGGTGCCGCTCAAGACCACGAGCGCGCACAGCCAGGCGCGGATCGAAGAGATCCCGACCGACAATATCAACGCCAAGTTCGCCGAAGGCATGAAGGTCGCCGTTGTGGCCGGCTTTCAGGGGATCAGCCCGGAGGGCCGTATCACCACCTTGGGGCGGGGCGGATCTGACACCACCGCAGTCGCCTTTGCCGCCGCCTTTGACGCGGAACGCTGCGACATCTACACCGATGTGGATGGAGTCTACACCACCGACCCGCGCATCTGCAGCAAGGCACGCAAATTGGACAAGATCGCCTTTGAAGAGATGCTGGAGTTGGCGTCGCTTGGGGCCAAGGTTTTGCAGACCCGCTCGGTCGAGCTGGCGATGCGCTATCGGGTACGCCTGCGGGTGCTATCGAGTTTTGAAGAACAAAATGACAATGCCGGCACGCTGGTCTGTGCTGAGGAGGACATCATGGAATCCAATGTTGTGGCCGGTGTGGCCTATTCCCGCGACGAAGCGAAGCTAACCGTGCAATCGGTGGCTGACCGCCCTGGCATTGCGGCGACTATTTTCACCGCGCTGTCAGATGCGGGCGTCAATGTGGACATGATCGTGCAGGACATCTCGGAAGAAGGGCGCACGGACATGACCTTCTCTTGCCCTATCGATCAGGTTGCCCGCGCCGAACAGGCGCTTCAGGCGATCAAGGACAAGGGCGATCTGAACTTTGCCGAACTGGTCGCCGACAAGGAAGTTGCCAAGGTTTCGGTCGTGGGCATCGGAATGCGGTCTCAGTCAGGCGTTGCGGCCAAGATGTTCAAGGTGCTCTCGGATGAGGGGATTAACATCAAGGTCATTACAACCTCAGAGATAAAGATTTCCGTTCTCATTGATCGGAAATACATGGAACTTGCCGTGCAAGCACTGCATGATGCCTTTGAATTGGATAAAGCAGCCTGA
- a CDS encoding bifunctional salicylyl-CoA 5-hydroxylase/oxidoreductase, whose product MKVACLGGGPAGLYFAISMKLRQPDAEVTVFERNKADYTFGWGVVLSDDALENLTENDAESAAEIRRNFAYWDDIAVVHKGERTVSGGHGFAGIGRKKMLLILQERARALGVDLRFETEVGPAADYQQDYDLVVACDGLNSRVRNEFAEHFKPNIDVRPCKFIWLGTHQKFDDAFTFVFEKTKHGWVWIHAYQFDADTATVIVECSAETWENWGFESMSKEEIIRTCEEIFADHLGGHELMSNADHLRGSAVWINFPRVLCEKWYHENVVLLGDASATAHFSIGSGSRLAFDSAIALAELLTTEPSMERAFERYQEERRLDVLRLQSAARNSLEWFEEVERYLDMDPVQFNYSLLTRSQRISHENLRLRDPEWLKSAERWFQQRAGVPSDAPVRAPMFAPYQLRDMSLSNRIVVSPMAQYKAVDGCPTDWHLIHYGERAKGGAGLVYTEMTCVSAEGRITPGCPGLYAPEHEAAWKRLTDFVHGETEAKICCQIGHSGRKGSTQLGWEEMDAPLPDGNWDLVSASALPWSPNNATPREISRAEMDTVKAEFVAAAEMADRAGFDMIELHAAHGYLISSFISPKSNARQDDYGGSLENRMRYPLEVFAEMRTVWPAHKPMSVRISANDWVGDEGVTPEEAVEIAKAFSKAGADIVDVSAGQTSIDAKPVYGRMFQTPFSDRIRNEAGIATMAVGNIYEADHANSILMAGRADLICVGRPHLADPYWTLHEATKIGDRLGHWPLPYEAGRDQAWRLADRDAEVIRA is encoded by the coding sequence ATGAAAGTTGCCTGCTTAGGGGGAGGTCCTGCGGGGCTCTATTTTGCGATCTCCATGAAGCTGCGCCAGCCAGACGCCGAGGTCACTGTATTCGAACGCAACAAGGCAGATTATACATTTGGCTGGGGAGTCGTGCTCTCGGATGATGCTCTTGAAAACCTGACGGAAAATGATGCCGAAAGCGCTGCTGAAATCCGTCGGAACTTTGCCTATTGGGACGACATCGCGGTTGTGCATAAAGGAGAGCGCACCGTTTCTGGTGGGCATGGGTTTGCCGGGATCGGTCGAAAGAAGATGCTGCTGATCCTGCAAGAGCGCGCCCGCGCTCTTGGCGTTGACCTTCGGTTTGAAACCGAAGTTGGGCCAGCGGCCGACTATCAGCAGGATTATGACCTCGTGGTCGCCTGCGACGGCCTGAACTCACGAGTTCGCAATGAGTTCGCTGAACACTTCAAGCCCAACATCGATGTGCGGCCCTGCAAATTCATCTGGCTCGGAACACACCAGAAGTTCGATGACGCTTTCACCTTTGTCTTTGAAAAGACCAAGCACGGTTGGGTCTGGATCCATGCCTATCAGTTCGATGCGGATACAGCCACCGTGATCGTCGAGTGCTCGGCCGAAACCTGGGAGAACTGGGGGTTTGAGAGTATGTCCAAGGAAGAGATCATTCGCACCTGCGAAGAGATCTTTGCCGATCACTTGGGTGGCCATGAGTTGATGTCCAACGCGGACCACCTGCGCGGCTCCGCTGTCTGGATCAATTTCCCGCGGGTTCTGTGCGAGAAATGGTATCATGAAAATGTCGTTCTTTTGGGCGACGCTTCGGCGACGGCGCATTTTTCCATTGGCTCTGGTTCGCGGCTTGCCTTTGACAGTGCCATTGCCTTGGCCGAACTGTTGACCACCGAGCCTTCGATGGAGCGCGCCTTCGAGCGCTATCAGGAAGAGAGGCGTCTCGATGTGCTGCGCCTTCAATCTGCGGCGCGTAACTCACTTGAATGGTTTGAAGAAGTTGAGCGCTACCTTGATATGGATCCGGTCCAGTTCAACTACTCGCTGCTGACCCGCTCGCAACGGATTTCCCATGAAAACCTACGTCTGCGGGACCCCGAGTGGCTGAAGTCGGCGGAACGGTGGTTCCAGCAGCGTGCTGGGGTGCCCAGTGATGCCCCGGTGCGGGCGCCGATGTTTGCCCCGTATCAGCTGCGGGATATGAGCCTCAGCAACCGGATCGTTGTTTCACCCATGGCGCAGTACAAGGCTGTCGATGGCTGCCCCACCGATTGGCACCTGATCCACTATGGCGAACGTGCCAAGGGCGGCGCGGGCCTGGTCTATACGGAAATGACCTGCGTCAGCGCCGAAGGGCGGATCACGCCCGGCTGTCCCGGCCTTTACGCGCCCGAGCACGAGGCCGCCTGGAAGCGACTGACAGACTTTGTGCATGGTGAAACCGAGGCCAAGATCTGCTGTCAGATCGGCCATTCGGGCCGCAAAGGCTCGACCCAGCTCGGATGGGAGGAAATGGACGCCCCGCTGCCCGACGGAAACTGGGATCTGGTCTCGGCTTCGGCCCTGCCATGGTCGCCAAACAACGCCACGCCCCGTGAAATCTCGCGTGCCGAGATGGATACGGTCAAGGCAGAGTTCGTCGCCGCCGCAGAAATGGCCGATCGTGCCGGTTTTGACATGATCGAGCTACACGCTGCGCACGGCTATCTGATTTCGTCTTTCATTTCGCCGAAATCGAACGCGCGCCAGGATGACTATGGTGGGTCGCTCGAGAACCGGATGCGCTATCCGCTTGAAGTCTTTGCGGAGATGCGCACGGTCTGGCCAGCGCATAAACCCATGTCTGTGCGCATCTCCGCCAATGACTGGGTGGGGGATGAAGGCGTCACCCCGGAAGAGGCGGTTGAGATTGCCAAGGCGTTTTCAAAGGCGGGAGCAGATATCGTCGACGTGTCCGCCGGGCAGACCTCAATCGACGCAAAACCGGTCTATGGTCGGATGTTCCAAACGCCGTTCTCGGATCGGATTCGGAATGAGGCGGGCATTGCCACCATGGCGGTCGGCAATATCTACGAGGCGGATCACGCCAATTCCATCTTGATGGCGGGACGTGCAGATCTGATCTGTGTTGGGCGCCCGCATCTGGCCGATCCCTATTGGACTCTGCATGAGGCGACCAAGATCGGAGATCGTCTGGGCCACTGGCCGTTGCCCTATGAGGCTGGTCGAGATCAGGCCTGGCGCCTTGCGGATCGTGACGCCGAGGTGATCCGCGCATGA
- a CDS encoding MarR family winged helix-turn-helix transcriptional regulator produces MPETSKDRLRLWLRVLKATRAVESEIRENLRRDFATTLPRFDVMAALVQHEEGLKMSQLSGVLKVSNGNVTGIVERLVEDGHVQRAPVPGDRRASLVRMTEQGRKEFARQAAAHEGWIDQMFADVPPDAAQGMSEALDAVARRLENKEKS; encoded by the coding sequence GTGCCTGAGACTTCAAAAGACAGATTGCGGCTATGGCTCAGGGTGCTGAAGGCAACCCGTGCCGTGGAAAGTGAGATCCGCGAGAACCTGCGCCGCGATTTTGCGACCACTTTGCCGCGCTTTGATGTGATGGCGGCACTGGTGCAGCATGAGGAGGGCCTCAAGATGAGCCAGCTGTCGGGCGTGCTGAAAGTGTCAAACGGAAATGTTACCGGCATCGTCGAGCGGCTGGTTGAGGATGGGCACGTGCAGCGCGCGCCGGTGCCCGGGGATCGCCGCGCAAGCCTCGTACGAATGACCGAGCAGGGGCGAAAAGAATTCGCCCGTCAGGCGGCCGCGCATGAGGGCTGGATCGATCAGATGTTTGCGGATGTGCCGCCCGATGCCGCCCAAGGAATGTCCGAGGCGCTGGATGCTGTCGCCCGCCGACTGGAAAACAAGGAAAAGAGCTGA
- the metZ gene encoding O-succinylhomoserine sulfhydrylase: MSEKKDWSTRTQLVHGGTKRSQWGEVSEAIFLTQGFVYDSAEQAEARFLETGPDEFIYARYGNPTVAMFEERIAALEGAEDAFATASGMAAVNGALTSALKAGDHVVSARALFGSCLYILENILARFGVEVTFVDGTDLDQWRAAVRADTKAVFFESMSNPTLEVIDVAAVSEIAHAVGATVIVDNVFSTPVFSNAIEQGADVVVYSATKHIDGQGRVLGGVILGTKEFIRGTVEPYMKHTGGSLSPFNAWTLLKGLETISLRVNAQVESALRIAEALKGHPALARTIYPGLADHPQNALVQRQLGGNGGTVLSLDLKGGKEAAFAFLNALTIPVISNNLGDAKSIATHPATTTHQRLPDAQKAALGITPGLVRFSVGLEDPEDLIGDLKGALAAAEA, translated from the coding sequence ATGAGCGAAAAAAAAGACTGGAGCACCCGTACGCAGCTGGTGCATGGCGGGACCAAGCGCAGCCAGTGGGGCGAAGTGAGCGAGGCAATCTTCCTCACTCAAGGGTTCGTCTATGACAGCGCCGAACAGGCCGAGGCGCGGTTCCTGGAAACCGGCCCGGATGAATTCATCTATGCCCGCTACGGCAACCCCACCGTGGCCATGTTCGAAGAGCGGATCGCAGCGCTGGAAGGCGCCGAGGATGCCTTTGCCACCGCATCCGGCATGGCCGCGGTCAATGGCGCGTTGACCTCTGCCTTGAAAGCCGGGGATCATGTTGTGTCGGCACGGGCTCTGTTTGGATCCTGCCTCTATATTCTCGAAAACATCCTGGCGCGTTTTGGGGTTGAGGTCACTTTCGTCGATGGCACCGATCTGGACCAATGGCGCGCGGCGGTGCGGGCCGATACCAAGGCGGTCTTCTTTGAAAGCATGTCCAATCCCACGCTTGAGGTGATCGATGTGGCGGCGGTTTCCGAGATCGCCCATGCAGTGGGCGCCACGGTGATCGTGGATAATGTCTTTTCCACGCCTGTCTTTTCCAACGCCATCGAACAGGGCGCCGATGTGGTCGTCTACTCTGCAACCAAGCATATCGACGGGCAGGGCCGGGTGCTGGGCGGTGTGATCCTAGGCACAAAAGAGTTCATTCGCGGCACGGTTGAGCCTTACATGAAACATACTGGCGGCTCGCTCAGCCCGTTCAATGCCTGGACCTTGTTGAAGGGGCTTGAGACGATTTCCCTGCGTGTCAATGCACAGGTCGAAAGTGCGCTGCGCATTGCAGAGGCCCTGAAAGGCCATCCAGCGCTGGCGCGCACCATCTATCCCGGACTAGCGGATCATCCGCAAAACGCGCTGGTGCAGCGGCAGCTTGGCGGCAATGGCGGGACGGTTCTGTCGCTGGATCTGAAGGGCGGAAAGGAGGCAGCTTTTGCCTTCCTCAATGCGCTAACGATCCCGGTGATCTCGAACAACCTCGGGGACGCCAAATCCATCGCGACCCATCCGGCGACCACCACCCACCAGCGGCTGCCCGATGCGCAAAAGGCGGCGCTTGGCATCACGCCGGGTCTCGTGCGGTTCTCGGTTGGACTGGAAGACCCTGAGGATCTGATTGGCGATCTCAAAGGTGCTCTTGCAGCCGCCGAGGCCTGA